The Candidatus Binatia bacterium genome includes a region encoding these proteins:
- a CDS encoding FAD-dependent oxidoreductase: protein MRVVVVGGGIIGCATAWELARAGCEVVVVERGE from the coding sequence ATGAGGGTGGTCGTCGTGGGCGGGGGCATCATCGGGTGCGCGACGGCGTGGGAGCTGGCCCGCGCCGGCTGCGAGGTCGTGGTCGTGGAGCGCGGCGAG